Proteins from a genomic interval of Trichoderma breve strain T069 chromosome 2, whole genome shotgun sequence:
- a CDS encoding OTU-like cysteine protease domain-containing protein: MEAETLEQMQSRHRRELKDLQGRITSKKKNATKKTRKGVNDECAEMERQLREKQASEVAVLNGEVEEDLEEEEHEEEAQQNDATTNGAQVLETATAKLNLEESGNEQAQQPGKKRNRQKERLARRAAEQEAAMLHAEQEASSMTDHRARESTYMKGEFKAHGLSEKDIQPDGHCLFAALADQLAHNGIPLGADGNDDKEPAYRTVRRKAAGFMEAHADDFAPFLEEDLEGYAKKMRDTAEWGGQLELMAVARQYGVEIRVIQDGRTEKIGEGEGEGEEAKTLWLAYYRHGYGLGEHYNSLRRATAAATTTAAD; this comes from the coding sequence ATGGAAGCCGAGACATTGGAGCAGATGCAGTCGCGGCATCGCCGTGAGCTCAAAGACCTCCAAGGAAGAATcacaagcaagaagaagaacgccACGAAAAAGACACGCAAGGGTGTCAACGACGAATGCGCTGAGATGGAACGACAACTAAGAGAGAAGCAAGCCTCTGAGGTTGCGGTCTTGAATGGAGAGGTAGAAGAGGAtctcgaggaggaagaacatgaagaagaggcacaGCAGAACGACGCGACGACCAACGGGGCGCAAGTGTTGGAAACAGCGACAGCGAAGCTGAATCTGGAGGAGAGCGGCAACGAGCAAGCGCAGCAGCCCGGCAAGAAGCGAAACCGACAAAAGGAGCGGCTGGCGCGGCGCGCTGCCGAGCAAGAGGCGGCGATGCTGCACGCCGAGCAGGAAGCGTCCAGCATGACGGACCACCGGGCGCGCGAGAGCACATACATGAAGGGCGAGTTTAAAGCTCACGGGCTCAGCGAGAAGGACATCCAGCCGGATGGCCACTGCCTGTTCGCGGCGCTGGCGGACCAGCTTGCGCACAACGGCATCCCGCTCGGTGCCGACGGCAACGACGACAAGGAGCCGGCGTATCGGACGGTAAGGAGGAAAGCGGCCGGGTTCATGGAGGCGCACGCGGATGACTTTGCGCCGTTTTTGGAGGAGGACCTGGAGGGTTatgcgaagaagatgagagataCGGCGGAATGGGGCgggcagctggagctgatggcCGTGGCGAGACAGTACGGGGTCGAGATTAGAGTGATACAGGACGGGAGGACGGAGAAGattggagagggagagggagagggagaggaagcaaagaCGCTGTGGCTGGCGTACTATCGGCATGGGTATGGGCTGGGAGAGCACTACAACTCCTTGAGAAgggcgacggcggcagcaactACGACGGCGGCGGACTGA
- a CDS encoding thiopurine s-methyltransferase (TPMT) domain-containing protein — translation MDPPSKLRETFASKPVSEHNDTWDALYQQSFHPWDRAGPSLALADLLAQRTDLIPPSLERDPRGNPLRDAAGAVIRRSALIPGCGLGHDVLLLSSLGYDVVGLDYSQKAQDMARENQKQAAAEGKYKSIEEGVECGRVTWVSGDFFGDAWEGGKGQFDLIYDYTFLCALQPSERPRWAKRMAQLLAPGGQLICLEFPSGKPLSQQGPPWGVWPEVYEALLANPGEPIEYTDDGNVKPSATPKQPHPDALHRVCLVKPPRTHKAGTNEDGSVRDFISVWSR, via the exons ATGGACCCTCCCTCCAAACTCCGCGAGACCTTCGCCTCCAAGCCCGTCTCCGAGCACAACGACACCTGGGACGCCCTCTACCAGCAGTCCTTCCACCCCTGGGACCGCGCTGGCCCATCCCTGGCCCTCGCCGACCTGCTCGCCCAGCGCACCGACCTCATCCCGCCGTCCCTCGAGCGCGACCCCCGCGGCAACCCGCTTCGCGACGCCGCCGGCGCCGTCATCCGAAGGTCGGCCCTCATACCCGGCTGCGGCCTCGGCCATGACGTGCTGCTCCTGAGTTCCCTCGGCTACGACGTCGTCGGATTGGACTACAGCCAAAAAGCTCAGGACATGGCTCGGGAGAACCAGAAACAGGCCGCCGCTGAGGGCAAATACAAGTCGATCGAGGAGGGTGTTGAATGCGGTCGCGTGACGTGGGTGTCTGGCGACTTCTTTGGCGATGCCTGGGAGGGCGGCAAGGGCCAGTTTGACCTGATATACGACTACACA TTCCTCTGCGCGCTCCAGCCCTCAGAGCGCCCCAGGTGGGCAAAGCGCATGGCCCAGCTCCTCGCCCCCGGCGGCCAGCTCATCTGCCTCGAGTTCCCCTCCGGAAAGCCCCTCTCGCAGCAAGGCCCGCCCTGGGGCGTCTGGCCCGAAGTCTACGAGGCCCTCCTAGCTAACCCCGGCGAGCCCATCGAATACACCGACGACGGCAACGTCAAGCCCAGCGCCACTCCCAAGCAGCCTCACCCGGATGCGCTGCACCGCGTGTGCCTCGTCAAGCCGCCGAGGACGCACAAGGCGGGCACAAATGAGGACGGGAGCGTCAGGGACTTCATCTCCGTGTGGTCTCGGTAG
- a CDS encoding enoyl-(Acyl carrier protein) reductase domain-containing protein, with protein MDVTNLFSVKGKVVLVTGGAKGIGRMIAEGFVANGAKVYLTGRDAPACSSAATELTKIAQNGGSAHALPGNLQDLAQCQDLVKRLTELEPKGIHVLVNNAGAAWGADIDSFPDHAWNKVLTLNLHRVFTLSQLLLPLLEKTATAEDPARLIHIGSIDGIRVPTVSNIAYAASKAGLHHMSNVLAKELGPRNITSNVLACGPFATKMMKATLEAVGDYVRSEAPLRRIGTPEDVAGASLFLASRAGAFCNGALIRVDGGVSHVSKL; from the exons ATGGATGTCACTAATTTGTTCAGCGTCAAG GGCAAAGTCGTCCTCGTCACCGGAG GCGCCAAGGGCATCGGCCGCATGATCGCTGAGGGCTTCGTCGCCAACGGAGCCAAAGTCTACCTCACCGGCCGCGACGCCCCGGCCTGCTCGTCCGCGGCGACGGAGCTCACAAAGATTGCGCAAAACGGCGGCTCCGCGCACGCCCTGCCCGGCAACCTCCAGGACCTCGCCCAGTGCCAGGACCTCGTGAAGCGTCTCACGGAGCTCGAGCCCAAGGGCATCCACGTGCTGGTGAACAACGCCGGCGCGGCGTGGGGCGCCGACATCGACTCGTTCCCGGACCACGCGTGGAATAAAGTCCTGACGCTCAACCTGCACCGCGTCTTCACCCTCtcgcagctgctgctgccgctgctggagaagacggcgacggcggaAGATCCGGCGCGGCTGATCCACATTGGCAGCATCGACGGCATCCGCGTGCCCACCGTGTCCAACATTGCGTACGCCGCTAGCAAGGCCGGCTTGCACCACATGTCCAATGtcctggccaaggagctgggcCCGCGGAACATTACGAGCAACGTGCTTGCTTGCGGGCCGTTTGCtaccaagatgatgaaggcgacGCTCGAGGCGGTTGGAGATTACGTTCGGAGCGAGGCGCCGTTGCGTAGGATCGGTACGCCTGAGGATGTGGCGGGAGCCAGTTTGTTCTTGGCGAGCCGAGCTGG AGCGTTCTGTAACGGCGCGTTGATCCGGGTGGACGGCGGTGTGTCCCATGTATCCAAGCTTTAA
- a CDS encoding outer mitochondrial membrane transport complex protein domain-containing protein, producing MAGPPSRPGWFAVPAPVRELFKIFPLTTLPAESLPEQAPERARVRPSLYVFARTLEDARSGRPSFNPQCLKWQTFLRIAGVDVHLVPSNNHASPSGALPFLLPPTTPTSTPEKQSSTTHPTSNAVTKPTVPLTGSKIHRYAKDNSPRETTTFCDTPPSRTEAYEALLSQNLRPAWLYALYLHDANTPLLKSLYLPPSPILYLPSLHTLRNAATDEILKTTRRSLVDPRQLLVDATDALRSLSALLTDNDWFFGQSEPGLFDAEVFAYTYLILDEAFGWADDYSLAQCLAKFDNLVEHRRRLYERCWPEALGEKVNTN from the exons ATGGCCGGCCCCCCGTCTCGCCCCGGCTGGTTCGCCGTTCCGGCCCCCGTCCGCGAGCTGTTCAAGATCTTCCCCTTGACCACCTTACCGGCCGAGTCTCTGCCCGAGCAAGCTCCCGAGAGAGCGCGTGTACGACCGAGTCTGTATGTCTTTGCGCGGACGCTGGAGGATGCTCGCAGCGGCCGGCCGAGTTTCAATCCTCAGTGCTTGAAGTGGCAG ACATTCCTCCGTATAGCCGGCGTAGACGTCCACCTCGTCCCCTCCAACAACCACGCCTCTCCCTCCGGCGCATTgcccttcctcctccccccaacaacaccaacatccaCCCCAGAGAAGCAATCATCGACGACACATCCAACCAGCAATGCCGTAACAAAACCAACAGTCCCCCTCACGGGCTCAAAAATCCACCGCTACGCCAAAGACAACTCCCCCAGGGAAACAACAACCTTCTGCGACACTCCCCCCTCCCGCACCGAAGCCTACGAAGCTCTCCTATCACAAAACCTTCGTCCCGCATGG CTCTACGCCCTCTACCTCCACGACGCAAACACACCCCTCCTCAAATCCCTCTACCTCCCCCCCTCGCCCATCCTCTACCTCCCCTCCCTCCACACCCTCCGCAACGCCGCCACCGACGAGATCCTCAAAACCACCCGCCGCAGCCTCGTCGATCCGCGCCAGCTCCTCGTCGACGCCACTGACGCCCTGCGCTCGCTCTCCGCACTGCTCACTGATAACGACTGGTTCTTCGGCCAGTCTGAACCGGGCCTGTTCGATGCCGAGGTGTTTGCCTACACGTATTTGATCCTCGACGAGGCGTTTGGTTGGGCTGATGACTATTCGCTTGCGCAATGTCTGGCCAAGTTTGACAATCTGGTCGAGCACAGGAGAAGGTTGTATGAAAGGTGTTGGCCCGAGGCGCTGGGAGAAAAAGTAAATACAAATTAA
- a CDS encoding SPRY domain-containing protein, translated as MSSPEPHGSSGFTDSESSAESLDYQHQYTSTHDPVPPGEGGSYNFYTHPARTSVLDANGELLLDPSLRLGPAPAATSTEMDNPVTQGDMANVWRPTGSLPSFSRAFDIFSVDSSDDRFFVPSYLRGSTYVQKLEEAYNTKLEAQKEGKRTKGDGQDLSTPGLSTTPLPPGSHRGILHSVLERTPYDGDDSLAPLPIHWNPGDMWQSIEVTPNLLGLKYAGPKSHHERDHEASAIRADNFMPPQCGIYYYEVQIISGKRDDTTIAVGFSTRNAALSRPVGWEPESWGYHGDDGRCFTGQNIGRPFGPVFNSGDVIGCGVNFRDHTAFFTKNGQMLGVAFHDVTRSSLYPTISLKKQGEEISVNFGQSPFVFNIDDMMNEQRENIQNAIQLADTSHLEPGMNETDLIQALVLQFLQHDGYVETARAFAEDMKLQKEALNLNPNVTVDGLNIKDDEDANNRQRIRRAILDGEIDQALDYTNTYYPQVLRDNEQVYFKLRCRKFIEMVRRAAELSIKYDAKRGTELGQEMDLDVNGSHGWGDNMETDGGDHGAELTKLESKMLSYGKALQAEFANDPRKEISKSLNEIWALVAYKNPLKEPQVSHLLDGKGRVTVAEELNSAILSSLGKSSRASLETLYAQTSVLLEELRKDGGPGAFVSLQDVVDSIQPSQQV; from the exons ATGTCTAGTCCGGAACCGCATGGCTCATCTGGTTTCACAGACTCGGAATCGTCTGCTGAATCCCTCGATTACCAACACCAATATACGTCCACACACGACCCCGTTCCTCCCGGCGAGGGAGGCAGCTACAACTTTTATACGCACCCCGCTCGAACATCCGTGCTAGACGCCAACGGTGAATTGCTCCTCGATCCTTCGCTCCGTCTAGGGCCTGCGCCGGCCGCAACCTCGACTGAAATGGATAACCCGGTAACTCAAGGCGACATGGCCAACGTATGGCGGCCGACCGGCAGTTTGCCGTCCTTTTCTCGAGCATTTGACATCTTTTCTGTGGATTCCAGTGACGATCGGTTCTTTGTGCCCTCGTATCTCAGGGGGTCGACATACGTTCAGAAGTTGGAGGAGGCGTACAATACCAAGCTAGAAGCTcagaaggagggcaagcGGACCAAAGGAGATGGGCAGGATCTCAGCACTCCGGGTCTTAGCACGACACCCCTACCTCCTGGCTCACATAGAGGCATACTGCACTCCGTCTTGGAGAGGACGCCgtatgatggagatgacagTCTGGCCCCTCTGCCGATCCACTGGAACCCAGGCGATATGTGGCAGTCGATAGAGGTGACGCCAAACTTGCTCGGGCTCAAATATGCTGGACCTAAGAGCCACCACGAGCGCGATCATGAGGCTAGTGCTATCCGAGCAGATAATTTCATGCCTCCCCAATGTGGAATATACTACTACGAGGTGCAGATTATTTCGGGCAAACGAGACGA CACGACGATTGCGGTTGGATTTTCTACCAGAAACGCAGCATTATCACGGCCCGTCGGTTGGGAGCCGGAATCTTGGGGATATCACGGTGACGACGGCCGGTGTTTTACAGGCCAAAACATTGGCAGGCCTTTTGGCCCGGTGTTTAACAGCGGTGACGTGATCGGGTGCGGAGTCAACTTTCGAGACCACACAGCATTCTTCACCAAAAACGGACAGATGCTTG GGGTCGCATTTCACGACGTCACCCGGAGCAGTTTATACCCGACCATCAGCCTTAAAAAGCAGGGCGAGGAAATTTCCGTCAATTTTGGGCAGTCACCATTTGTCTTTAACATTGATGACATGATGAAT GAACAACGAGAAAACATCCAGAACGCAATTCAGTTGGCAGACACTTCGCACCTTGAGCCTGGCATGAACGAGACGGATCTCATTCAAGCGCTGGTGCTGCAGTTTCTCCAACACGATGGCTATGTGGAGACGGCGAGGGCTTTTGCAGAGGATATGAAGCTGCAAAAGGAGGCCCTGAACCTAAATCCAAACGTGACAGTGGACGGCCTCAACATCaaggacgatgaggacgCAAATAACAGACAAC GAATTCGGCGAGCGATACTCGATGGAGAAATAGACCAAGCGCTCGATTACACCAATACGTATTATCCGCAAGTTCTTCGCGACAATGAGCAGGTATACTTCAAGCTACGGTGTCGCAAGTTCATCGAAATGGTGCGAAGGGCTGCCGAGCTGAGCATAAAGTACGACGCCAAAAGGGGCACTGAGCTGGGCCAAGAGATGGACTTGGATGTCAACGGCAGCCACGGATGGGGAGACAACATGGAGACAGATGGAGGGGATCATGGTGCAGAGCTGACCAAGCTGGAAAGTAAGATGCTAAGCTATGGCAAGGCCTTGCAGGCCGAGTTTGCCAACGACCCTAGGAAGGAGATTAGCAAGTCGCTGAACGAAATCTGGGCCTTGGTGGCATACAAAAATCCGCTTAAGGAGCCGCAGGTTAGCCACCTGTTGGATGGAAAAGGGCGGGTGACGGTTGCAGAAGAGCTGAACTCTGCTATACTAT CATCGCTGGGGAAGTCATCACGAGCATCGCTGGAAACGCTATATGCGCAGACCAGcgtgctgctggaagaattACGAAAGGATGGCGGCCCAGGAGCGTTTGTCTCGCTGCAGGATGTGGTAGATAGCATTCAACCGTCTCAACAGGTGTGA